In Dolichospermum flos-aquae CCAP 1403/13F, the following proteins share a genomic window:
- a CDS encoding phthiocerol/phthiodiolone dimycocerosyl transferase family protein has product MAINRKLGQLEETMEILNQRAKTWNLVTISRIQGNIQETVLRQSLDIIQYRHPALNAHIINSRNSYYYQSKGTGKLPLQVVNIRESQEWEAIVNTEMNQVIDSSKYLLRVVLVKILNQQNINYLITTTHHAITDGLSSIQLHSEILTYCQKITAGKSIPAVTTLEPLPPIEKLLPPWTNSFKGKLGRIALLLNLALQKYWNQPKTLGVEKYVPISQRRCEIIHRQLSEESTQQFIQQCRQENTTVQSALCAALMLTVSKQLTKSHEDNIRVSCLSYLDLRRRLQPEISQENMTVLAASIMGFYRITNNISFWELARKAKHTLNKKISQGEIVQMIFLAKQLINFSLLFPNQVSATVSVSNIGKVNIPHTYGELELEEISFVGSHALYAGMFIVHAATFQEKMTLNFVFSQPALNRQTIEKLVDNCIDYIMNISSHYLIPGGT; this is encoded by the coding sequence ATGGCTATAAATAGAAAATTAGGACAGCTAGAAGAAACAATGGAAATCCTGAATCAACGAGCTAAAACATGGAACTTAGTTACCATTAGCCGGATTCAAGGAAATATTCAAGAAACGGTTCTCAGACAGTCTTTAGATATTATTCAATATCGTCATCCTGCGCTTAATGCTCATATTATTAATTCTAGAAATTCCTACTATTATCAGTCCAAAGGTACAGGAAAACTTCCTTTGCAAGTTGTTAATATTAGAGAAAGTCAGGAATGGGAAGCAATCGTTAATACAGAAATGAATCAGGTAATTGATAGTAGTAAATATCTGCTAAGAGTCGTACTTGTAAAAATATTAAATCAGCAGAATATCAATTATCTAATTACAACTACACATCATGCTATTACCGACGGTTTATCAAGCATCCAACTTCATTCAGAAATTTTAACTTACTGTCAAAAAATTACCGCAGGTAAATCCATTCCAGCAGTTACTACGTTAGAACCACTTCCACCCATTGAAAAACTATTACCTCCATGGACAAATAGTTTTAAAGGCAAACTAGGGAGAATTGCTTTATTATTAAATCTCGCACTGCAAAAATATTGGAATCAACCAAAAACATTAGGAGTAGAAAAATATGTTCCCATTTCTCAACGGCGTTGCGAAATCATTCATAGACAACTTAGCGAAGAATCAACACAACAGTTTATTCAGCAATGCAGACAAGAAAACACTACAGTACAAAGTGCTTTATGTGCGGCATTAATGTTAACAGTCTCCAAACAACTGACTAAAAGCCATGAAGATAATATTCGAGTTAGTTGTTTATCATATCTTGATTTAAGAAGACGGTTACAACCAGAAATTAGTCAAGAAAATATGACGGTTTTAGCAGCCTCTATCATGGGATTTTATCGAATTACTAATAATATATCTTTTTGGGAATTAGCGCGAAAAGCAAAACATACTCTTAATAAAAAAATTAGCCAAGGAGAAATTGTTCAAATGATATTTCTCGCTAAACAATTGATAAATTTTTCTTTGCTATTCCCGAATCAAGTATCTGCTACAGTTTCAGTTTCTAACATTGGTAAAGTTAATATTCCCCATACTTATGGAGAATTAGAACTAGAAGAAATCAGTTTTGTTGGTTCTCATGCTTTATATGCAGGAATGTTTATTGTTCACGCTGCTACTTTTCAAGAAAAAATGACTTTAAATTTTGTTTTTTCTCAACCTGCACTTAATCGCCAAACCATAGAAAAACTTGTTGATAATTGCATTGATTATATCATGAACATCTCATCTCATTACTTAATACCAGGAGGTACATAA
- a CDS encoding PfaD family polyunsaturated fatty acid/polyketide biosynthesis protein yields the protein MNNNYQGWQGDLNTVSFDAVNIKNKLMNLNSPCYILNKEGQIGISNEGSLSYSANGKTQKLEMLLTVPTIGFHQLGDPTFLEFYGVKYAYMTGAMAQGIASEEMVITLGKANILSSFGAGGLSPSRIETAIHKIQQALHNKSYVFNLLHSPSEPAIERRLIDLYLQHQVRIIEASAFLDLSDNIVYYRAAGLSLNSANDIEIKNKIIAKVSRREVATKFLQPAPTKILTQLVEQGLISELQANLAAKIPMADDITVEADSGGHTDNRPLVCLLPSILELRDEIQRKYCYKQPVRIGVAGGISTPQSALAALMMGAAYIVTGSINQSCLEAGTSEYTKKLLAEAEMTDVMMAPAADMFEMGVKLQVLKRGTLFPLRAQKLGELYRNYNSFAEIPPDEIEKLEKQILRKTIAEIWQETSTYLSQRNPEKLSKAANNPKLKMALIFRWYLGLSSRWSNTGEKGREIDYQIWCGPAMGSFNNWVRHSYLADINNRRVVDIADQIMTGAAYLYRIQNLKIQGLQMPEEFSQYHPQNL from the coding sequence ATGAATAACAATTATCAAGGATGGCAAGGCGATTTAAATACTGTGTCTTTTGATGCAGTAAATATTAAAAATAAACTGATGAATTTAAATTCTCCTTGTTATATTCTGAATAAAGAAGGACAAATTGGCATTAGCAATGAAGGCAGTTTATCATATAGTGCTAACGGTAAAACTCAGAAATTGGAAATGCTTTTAACTGTTCCTACTATCGGATTTCATCAATTAGGTGATCCAACTTTTCTAGAGTTCTACGGCGTAAAATATGCCTATATGACTGGGGCAATGGCTCAAGGTATTGCATCTGAAGAAATGGTAATTACCTTGGGAAAAGCCAACATTTTAAGCTCCTTTGGTGCAGGAGGTTTATCTCCTTCCCGGATAGAAACAGCAATTCACAAAATTCAACAAGCTTTGCATAACAAATCTTATGTTTTCAACTTGCTTCATAGTCCTAGCGAACCTGCTATTGAACGGCGTTTAATTGATTTGTATTTACAGCATCAAGTCAGAATAATTGAAGCCTCTGCATTCTTAGATTTGAGTGATAATATCGTCTACTATCGGGCTGCTGGACTAAGTTTAAATTCAGCTAATGACATTGAAATCAAAAATAAAATTATTGCCAAAGTTTCCCGGCGAGAAGTTGCCACTAAATTCCTCCAACCTGCACCCACAAAAATTCTCACCCAATTAGTTGAACAAGGATTAATTAGCGAATTGCAAGCTAATCTTGCCGCGAAGATTCCTATGGCTGATGATATTACCGTAGAAGCAGATTCAGGAGGACATACAGATAATCGTCCCTTGGTTTGTTTATTACCTTCTATCTTAGAATTAAGAGACGAAATTCAACGTAAATATTGTTATAAACAACCTGTAAGAATTGGGGTAGCTGGGGGAATTTCCACACCCCAATCAGCACTAGCAGCCTTAATGATGGGTGCAGCTTATATTGTCACCGGTTCTATTAATCAATCTTGCCTTGAAGCTGGGACTTCTGAATATACAAAAAAGCTCCTAGCTGAAGCAGAAATGACTGATGTAATGATGGCACCCGCAGCAGATATGTTTGAAATGGGAGTCAAATTACAAGTTCTTAAGCGGGGAACTCTTTTCCCCCTTCGCGCTCAAAAACTAGGGGAATTATACAGAAATTATAATTCGTTTGCCGAAATTCCTCCAGATGAAATAGAAAAGTTAGAAAAACAAATTCTGCGAAAAACAATTGCCGAAATTTGGCAAGAAACATCTACTTATTTATCTCAACGTAACCCAGAAAAATTAAGCAAAGCAGCTAATAATCCTAAATTAAAAATGGCATTAATATTTCGCTGGTATTTAGGACTATCTTCCCGGTGGTCAAATACTGGAGAAAAAGGTCGGGAAATTGATTATCAAATCTGGTGTGGACCAGCAATGGGAAGTTTTAATAATTGGGTACGTCATTCTTACTTAGCAGATATCAATAATCGTCGAGTAGTTGATATAGCCGATCAAATTATGACAGGTGCAGCGTATTTATATCGTATTCAAAACTTAAAAATTCAAGGCTTACAAATGCCAGAAGAATTCAGCCAATATCATCCACAAAATTTGTAG
- a CDS encoding PfaB family protein, with translation MKSIARNQKLAIVGMDCFVSSSPTLNKFERLIYEGKQNSVTSENYQQTPLSREVINSALKDAKIQPDIKIALIIISPTENSAKLANYISAELAFFAEENSLLSALDVSKKLLISQQVEAVLIVGIDKNYPIEINPTGYAFSYDEKAQGIIKTAGAAAVVLQLYETAKQQNHCIYAVIDGLSVVKDAPNHPETVKQACQEAFQIADVNAADIGYLEVVANGILNADIAEIQGLISAYQTGAENLSCALGSVKANIGNTQASAGIFSLIKTALCLYYRYIPGVPQWFNPKQPEIWHGSPFYVAVESKPWFLEPGATKRIAAVNIMEEDNIYGHLILSEEISQIERSSQYLAEMSYYLFPIAADDRASLLTQITALQQSLIDVSSLSQLASDYFQKYQQYQESTYALAILSRHPEELKREIERAIQGVKIAFATGKDWQTPLGSYFTVNPQGKKGHVAFVYPGSFTSYIGMGRNIFRLFPQLYDDVVVKSVYNRAADIEKFIYPRSINKLSKRQLETIEQKLINDPVSMLEWEVGLARLMTVMLKNYFRIQSPYAFGYSLGETSMMLAQGVWTSFKSTSDYLNSSPLFKTRLSGQKNAVRQHWGLPLIHTGKSEEFWSNYILICSSSLVQEVLKNESRVYIVLINTPEEVIIAGETQACERVIQTLKCDAFPTSINHVIHCEPMHSEYDELVKINTLPSQANSKTVFYSAAEYAPMRIDSNSIGKNIAKALCHQLDFPRLVNRAYNDNIRIFIEVGVGSNCSRWISEILKDKEHLAVSLNRRGVDDHTSIIKALAKLFSHRVELDLSPLYSFPNIKLDQDHACENQSSFPDTSLLNYEHKIKSTPNYKSLNDHHVRLAKAHGFLLKSRQTSLQQLSLFLQQQLDLYKKMVIQVRKEK, from the coding sequence ATGAAATCAATTGCACGGAATCAAAAGTTAGCAATTGTCGGTATGGATTGTTTTGTGAGTAGTTCACCAACATTAAATAAGTTTGAACGTCTGATTTATGAAGGTAAGCAAAATTCAGTTACATCTGAAAATTATCAGCAAACTCCTTTAAGTCGAGAGGTGATCAATTCTGCGCTGAAAGATGCTAAAATTCAACCAGATATAAAGATAGCTTTAATCATCATTTCTCCCACGGAAAACTCTGCTAAATTAGCTAATTATATTTCTGCTGAATTAGCATTTTTTGCCGAAGAAAATTCGCTCTTATCAGCCTTGGATGTCAGTAAAAAATTATTAATTTCCCAACAAGTTGAAGCGGTTTTAATTGTCGGGATAGATAAGAATTACCCGATAGAAATTAATCCGACTGGATATGCTTTCAGTTATGACGAAAAAGCTCAGGGGATCATAAAAACAGCAGGTGCTGCCGCAGTAGTATTACAACTGTATGAAACAGCCAAGCAACAAAATCATTGCATCTATGCAGTCATTGATGGTTTGAGTGTAGTGAAAGATGCTCCAAATCATCCAGAAACTGTTAAGCAAGCCTGTCAAGAGGCGTTTCAAATAGCAGATGTTAATGCCGCAGATATTGGTTATTTGGAAGTTGTTGCTAATGGGATTCTTAACGCAGATATAGCGGAAATTCAAGGTTTAATATCGGCTTATCAGACAGGGGCAGAAAATCTGAGTTGTGCCCTGGGTAGTGTTAAAGCAAATATTGGCAATACACAAGCCTCTGCGGGCATATTTAGCCTCATTAAAACCGCACTTTGTTTATATTATCGTTATATTCCCGGTGTTCCCCAGTGGTTCAATCCTAAACAGCCAGAAATTTGGCACGGAAGCCCCTTTTATGTAGCCGTAGAATCAAAACCTTGGTTTTTAGAACCTGGTGCGACTAAAAGAATAGCTGCGGTAAATATAATGGAAGAAGATAATATTTATGGACATTTAATTTTGTCAGAAGAAATCAGCCAGATAGAACGCAGTAGTCAATATTTAGCAGAAATGTCCTATTATTTATTTCCCATTGCGGCTGATGATCGTGCTTCTTTATTAACACAAATTACCGCACTTCAACAAAGTCTCATAGATGTTTCTTCTCTATCACAACTTGCTAGTGATTATTTCCAAAAATATCAGCAATATCAAGAATCAACTTACGCTTTAGCAATTCTTTCACGACATCCAGAAGAATTAAAACGAGAAATTGAAAGGGCAATTCAGGGAGTGAAAATTGCTTTTGCTACTGGCAAAGATTGGCAAACTCCTCTTGGTAGTTATTTTACAGTTAATCCCCAAGGAAAAAAAGGTCATGTTGCTTTTGTTTATCCTGGTTCTTTTACTTCTTATATAGGAATGGGACGAAATATTTTCCGTCTTTTCCCTCAACTCTATGATGATGTTGTCGTTAAAAGCGTTTATAATCGAGCCGCTGACATTGAAAAATTTATCTATCCTCGCAGCATTAATAAATTATCAAAAAGACAACTAGAAACTATAGAACAAAAATTAATAAATGATCCAGTTTCTATGCTGGAATGGGAAGTTGGTTTAGCGAGATTAATGACAGTAATGCTGAAAAATTACTTTCGCATTCAGTCCCCCTATGCTTTTGGATATAGCCTTGGTGAAACTAGCATGATGTTAGCACAAGGGGTCTGGACTAGCTTTAAAAGTACCAGTGATTATTTGAATTCATCCCCTTTATTTAAAACCCGGCTATCTGGTCAAAAAAATGCAGTTCGTCAGCATTGGGGATTACCTTTAATTCATACAGGTAAAAGCGAAGAATTTTGGAGTAACTATATTTTGATATGTTCCTCTTCCCTAGTCCAAGAAGTTCTAAAAAATGAAAGTCGGGTTTATATCGTTTTAATTAATACACCTGAAGAAGTCATTATTGCTGGTGAAACTCAAGCTTGTGAAAGAGTTATTCAAACATTAAAATGTGACGCTTTTCCAACATCAATTAATCATGTAATTCATTGTGAACCAATGCACTCTGAATATGATGAATTAGTAAAAATCAATACCTTACCTAGCCAAGCAAATTCAAAAACAGTTTTCTACTCTGCGGCAGAATACGCACCTATGAGAATTGATAGTAATTCAATAGGCAAAAATATTGCTAAAGCCCTTTGTCACCAACTTGATTTTCCTCGCTTAGTTAATCGTGCCTACAATGATAATATCAGAATCTTTATTGAAGTTGGTGTTGGTAGTAACTGTAGTCGGTGGATTAGCGAAATTCTCAAAGACAAAGAACATCTAGCTGTATCTCTAAATAGAAGAGGTGTAGATGATCATACCTCCATTATTAAAGCCTTAGCCAAGCTGTTTAGTCATCGAGTTGAATTGGATTTATCACCTTTATATTCTTTTCCCAACATCAAATTGGATCAAGATCATGCTTGCGAAAATCAGTCATCTTTTCCAGATACTTCCTTATTAAATTATGAACACAAAATAAAATCCACCCCTAATTATAAAAGTTTAAATGATCATCATGTCCGGCTGGCTAAAGCACACGGATTTTTATTAAAGTCCCGGCAAACATCACTTCAACAACTTAGTCTCTTTCTCCAGCAGCAATTAGATTTGTACAAAAAAATGGTGATCCAAGTTAGAAAAGAAAAGTAG